From Synechococcus sp. A10-1-5-1, a single genomic window includes:
- a CDS encoding EVE domain-containing protein, with protein MAYWLMKSEPDVYGIQHLQAEVTTLWDGIRNYQARNFMRSMSIGDRAFFYHSNAKPPGIVGMMEVIETGITDPSQFDPENKYFDPKSKPEAPRWDCVRLKYVGTFGSLLSLDDLREQFSVEELPVVRQGNRLSILPVPEPSAERLLALLGPL; from the coding sequence TTGGCCTACTGGCTGATGAAGAGCGAACCGGATGTCTACGGCATCCAGCATCTCCAGGCGGAGGTCACAACGCTCTGGGATGGCATTCGCAACTATCAAGCGCGCAATTTCATGCGCTCGATGTCCATCGGTGATCGTGCTTTCTTCTATCACTCCAATGCCAAACCGCCGGGCATTGTCGGAATGATGGAAGTGATTGAGACCGGGATCACTGACCCCTCTCAATTCGATCCAGAGAACAAATACTTCGACCCCAAATCCAAACCGGAAGCACCCCGCTGGGACTGTGTTCGCCTGAAGTACGTCGGCACATTTGGCTCCCTGTTGAGCCTGGATGACCTGCGGGAGCAGTTCAGTGTTGAGGAGCTGCCGGTGGTGCGGCAAGGCAATCGCCTCTCGATCCTGCCGGTTCCCGAGCCCAGCGCAGAGCGACTCTTGGCCCTCCTCGGTCCCCTTTGA
- the murD gene encoding UDP-N-acetylmuramoyl-L-alanine--D-glutamate ligase, with protein sequence MPVTVVLGLGRSGLGAARLLARRGASVLVLESGDGPEHQRKAEDLRAEGIVVELGKALAPESFEPLVADCARVIVSPGIRWDHPTLNWLREQGIPTNGEISTAWEASRPIPWIGITGTNGKTTVTHLVAHLLERGGIDAPMCGNVGHSAAELALERFQDGQTTPQALVVELSSYQIESAPELAPAIGLWTTLTPDHLERHGTLENYRAIKRGLLERSAIQVLNADDPDLCAHAASWSSARWITAESRDAALNKGIDPWLWVEGDQVMQSSGALLDATALAMPGAHNRQNMLMAVAVGLELGLSGPSMEAALRAFPGVPHRLELIRRLNGVQWINDSKATNYDAAEVALRAVEGPLVALAGGEAKQGDASAWIAALQRKATAVVLFGAAQSHFQDLLLSGEYTGVVQCCDDLAAAVAAAQQLSQGEDCRAVLLSPACASFDQYRDFEARGEHFRSLTNSL encoded by the coding sequence ATGCCAGTGACCGTGGTTCTCGGGCTGGGCCGATCGGGTCTCGGTGCGGCCCGTTTGCTGGCACGCCGAGGGGCCAGCGTTTTGGTGCTGGAGAGCGGCGATGGGCCCGAACATCAGCGCAAAGCCGAGGACCTGCGCGCCGAAGGGATCGTGGTCGAACTAGGCAAGGCCCTGGCACCAGAGAGCTTTGAACCGCTCGTGGCGGACTGCGCGCGGGTGATTGTCAGTCCAGGCATCCGCTGGGATCACCCCACCCTGAACTGGCTTCGGGAGCAGGGGATCCCCACGAACGGCGAGATCAGCACCGCCTGGGAGGCCAGCCGACCAATCCCCTGGATCGGCATCACCGGAACCAATGGCAAGACCACGGTCACCCACCTGGTGGCCCACCTGCTGGAGCGGGGGGGCATCGATGCACCGATGTGCGGCAACGTCGGGCACTCCGCCGCGGAGTTAGCGCTGGAGCGCTTCCAAGACGGTCAAACCACCCCCCAAGCCCTGGTGGTGGAGCTCAGCAGCTATCAGATCGAATCGGCACCGGAGCTGGCACCGGCCATCGGCCTCTGGACCACCCTGACCCCCGATCACCTTGAGCGCCACGGCACCCTCGAGAACTACCGGGCCATCAAACGGGGGCTGTTGGAGCGCTCGGCGATCCAGGTGCTGAATGCCGATGACCCCGACCTCTGCGCCCATGCCGCCTCCTGGTCGAGTGCCCGCTGGATCACGGCGGAGTCGAGGGATGCGGCCCTCAACAAAGGCATCGATCCCTGGCTCTGGGTTGAGGGGGATCAGGTCATGCAGAGCAGCGGCGCCCTGCTGGATGCAACTGCCCTGGCCATGCCTGGGGCCCATAACCGCCAGAACATGCTGATGGCTGTGGCCGTGGGCCTGGAGTTGGGCCTGAGCGGCCCATCGATGGAAGCGGCCCTGCGGGCTTTCCCCGGTGTCCCCCACCGCCTGGAGCTGATCCGCCGCCTGAATGGGGTCCAGTGGATCAACGACAGCAAAGCGACCAATTACGACGCCGCCGAAGTCGCCCTGCGGGCGGTCGAGGGTCCCCTGGTCGCTCTGGCCGGCGGGGAGGCCAAACAAGGGGATGCGAGCGCCTGGATTGCTGCACTCCAACGCAAGGCCACAGCCGTGGTGCTCTTTGGCGCCGCCCAGTCCCACTTCCAAGACCTCCTGCTCTCCGGCGAATACACAGGAGTTGTCCAATGCTGCGACGATCTAGCAGCAGCTGTTGCAGCCGCTCAGCAGCTCAGCCAAGGGGAAGACTGCCGCGCCGTGCTGCTCTCACCGGCCTGCGCCAGCTTTGATCAGTACCGCGACTTTGAAGCGCGCGGCGAGCATTTCCGCTCCCTGACCAACAGTCTCTAG